The following coding sequences are from one Lepisosteus oculatus isolate fLepOcu1 chromosome 19, fLepOcu1.hap2, whole genome shotgun sequence window:
- the LOC102683263 gene encoding LOW QUALITY PROTEIN: QRFP-like peptide receptor (The sequence of the model RefSeq protein was modified relative to this genomic sequence to represent the inferred CDS: inserted 4 bases in 3 codons; substituted 1 base at 1 genomic stop codon), whose product MHAMWRPGGNLSSDFFLYANTELKNTLLLTIKEPNTIALIVMYIMSFVIGFTGNIMSIKVLTGKRSKRLSGXLLINLAACDLMVVCICMPITLGNKIYTAWVYGDFLCRAVPFTQAVSVSASVLSLTXISVNRYYSVYNPLNARSFFTWRKIFWTIVIVWVLSSGICMPLMNHRDEIQLIEDLPFVFPICREIWPQAKLKQAYNVLLFCVLYCLPVTFNLIISFLTGHKLWYTSRNFKEFDTQNQTVHFTRLKMRKKIAKMVVAXVRLFAVSWLPLYLADIWIDREESSPAWVLQLRPXNNSSLNPICYCFVGDLYRSVTEIKNRYHRRLISFFRFSPLEESTSSTFPKHFSFRRSKQTLHKDTVSKTFVPEGDFSNCCSHNSVWRHVTSDQDCNIRGHGPASLALSLMDQGGPVSKKKQILISQRLFGHANPLILSGNPGFTVVDC is encoded by the exons ATGCATGCCATGTGGAGGCCTGGAG GTAATTTGAGCAGTGATTTCTTCCTGTACGCAAATACTGAGCTTAAAAATACTCTGCTCCTGACAATCAAAGAGCCCAACACTATTGCTCTTATTGTGATGTACATCATGTCATTTGTGATTGGATTCACAGGGAATATCATGTCCATTAAAGTGCTGACTGGCAAAAGAAGCAAAAGGCTGTCTG GTTTACTGATAAACCTGGCTGCCTGTGACTTAATGGTAGTCTGCATTTGCATGCCCATAACCCTAGGTAACAAGATCTACACAGCATGGGTGTATGGTGACTTTCTTTGCAGGGCTGTGCCTTTCACTCAGGCTGTCTCTGTTTCAGCCAGTGTGCTCAGTCTGAC AATCAGTGTAAACAGGTACTACAGTGTCTACAATCCTTTGAATGCCAGGTCATTTTTTACCTGGAGAAAAATCTTCTGGACAATTGTTATTGTATGGGTCCTGTCCTCTGGGATTTGTATGCCTCTGATGAATCACCGAGACGAGATACAGCTCATTGAAGACTTGCCTTTTGTTTTCCCTATTTGCAGAGAGATCTGGCCTCAGGCAAAGCTGAAACAAGCGTACAATGTCCTGCTCTTTTGTGTTCTGTACTGCCTCCCCGTGACATTCAATTTGATTATTAGTTTCTTGACAGGGCACAAGCTCTGGTACACTTCCAGAAATTTCAAGGAATTTGACACCCAAAACCAAACAGTACATTTCACAAGACTGAAAATGCGCAAGAAAATTGCCAAGATGGTGGTGGCTTGAGTTCGTTTGTTTGCTGTGTCTTGGCTCCCTCTCTACCTAGCAGATATCTGGATAGACAGGGAGGAATCCTCTCCAGCCTGGGTTCTGCAGCTGAGGC TCAACAACTCCAGTTTGAATCCAATCTGTTACTGCTTTGTTGGAGACCTGTACCGATCGGTCACAGAAATCAAAAACAGGTACCATCGGAGGCTAATTTCATTCTTCAGATTTTCGCCTTTAGAGGAATCTACCTCTTCTACTTTCCCCAAACATTTTTCCTTTAGGAGATCTAAACAAACCTTGCACAAGGATACAGTCTCTAAGACCTTTGTACCAGAAGGCGATTTTTCTAACTGCTGCTCTCACAACAGCGTGT GGAGGCATGTTACCAGTGACCAAGATTGCAACATCAGAGGTCACGGCCCAGCCAGCCTTGCACTCTCCCTCATGGATCAGGGAGGACCCGTCAGTAAAAAGAAACAGATCCTCATTTCCCAAAGGCTGTTCGGCCACGCTAACCCCCTCATCCTTTCCGGTAACCCAGGGTTCACAGTTGTGGACTGTTAA
- the grifin gene encoding grifin — protein MTLRFEAACPEGLCPGWSFILKGDPPFQASKFEINFVCERDDKIAFHFNPRFTESDIVCNSFVSNHWGQEERCTTFPFGAEEPFQIEIYSDHENFHVFLDESKIMQYKHRIEDLKTITKVQVLNDINISSVEITKKPFY, from the exons TTTGAAGCTGCTTGTCCTGAGGGCCTATGTCCAGGATGGAGCTTCATTCTGAAAGGAGATCCTCCTTTTCAGGCAAGCAA ATTTGAGATTAACTTTGTTTGTGAACGAGACGACAAAATAGCATTTCACTTTAACCCTCGGTTTACGGAATCAGACATCGTTTGCAATTCTTTTGTGTCCAATCACTGGGGTCAAGAGGAGCGATGTACTACCTTCCCTTTTGGGGCAGAGGAGCCCTTTCAG ATTGAAATTTATTCCGATCATGAAAACTTCCATGTCTTCCTTGATGAATCCAAGATAATGCAGTACAAGCATCGAATTGAGGACCTGAAGACAATAACAAAAGTACAAGTGTTAAATGACATAAATATCTCTTCAGTGGAGATCACTAAGAAACCCTTTTATTAG